The stretch of DNA GGGGCCTCGCCCACAACCGCCGCTCCCGCGGCTTCTCCCGCTCCCGCCTCGCCGTCGAGGGCGCCTAAACGCACGAACCCCCCCACGCCCACGCTCACGCCAACAAACAAAAAAGACCAAAACTTTCTAACTAGAGAACGAAAGAGAACAGAGAAAACACCCCAAGGAATCGTCGAGATGGacgccggccgcgcccccgtGATGGCCGTCGCGAATGGTAAGCGGACGGGACCCTTGGATCGCAGATCCTCTTGCTGTTTCTCCAGGTGGTGGGCGGCTGGCCACACGGGCAGGGAATGGCTGATGGGGGGCTGTATGATGCGATCAGGTGAGGGGTTTTGGGTTTTCGGGGTGGTGTCTGATGGCCTTGCTGCGTCGTGCAGGGATCGGTGAGGTGGAGCGGAAGGTGCAGAAGAGCTACTGGGAGGAGCACTCCAAGGACCTCACCGTCGAGTCCATGATGCTCGACTCCCGCGCCGCCGACCTCGACAAGGAGGAGCGCCCCGAGGTACGGCGCTGCATGATCctctcttcctccctccctccttctGTTTCTTCTCGTATCGCTTCTCCTTTCCGTTGCTGCTGAATGATTGGCTTGTTGGCACTGGGATCTTGCCATATCTCTGGGTACAGAGAAAAATGATTGGTCTCTGCTGCAATGGCATGGCCTTTTTACTTCTGGAAAAAAAGGGTGAGAGGGACGTAACTGGACGGTAATTTCTTTCAGGACAGGCATGCCGGCGTATGTCGATCATGAGAACGTGAAAAGATTTTAAAAAGCACTGTACCTGAGGTAGAGAGGCTGATGCTGACGCTTGCTTTTTGAGTGCCCGTGATTCGGTTTCTCCTACAGGCCAATTATGGCCAGAAGAGACCAGCTTAACACTGCTTCAAATCTAAACTTCTCAAGAGTTGACAGCCAGCCAATTACGGTGGAGTGCTGCCTGGGACTTGCTTGCGTCAAAGACAAACGAGCCGCTGACAAAACTTGCTGATTTCAGTACTAGGAACGTTTGTGATGGCGCCTTGGAGGTCAACTTGCTTGCTAATATATTAATATGAGCTCAACAGAAATGGGCAGTACACTAGATAATATAAATTAGGAAACAGTAATTTCCTTGGAGGCTCATGAGGTCATAATATTACAGTGGGAACTAGTGAAAGCAAGGGGCCTACTACTTGTGTTGAAAATATCTAGCTGGCCCAACTTCGCCAGCTCTGGTCCTCCTCTAACTGCCCACCTTATTTTGTTACTACCTATAATGATTCCCAGGTCAGTTTATTATGATAATATGTGGTCATTTAGAGCTTGCTTTTGCTGTGACCACATACTATTATAATAAGTGAAAAATCATATTGTTACTGCGCATCTTTTTCGATCACCATGGTTTATCTAATATATGGTTTgttgctcttcttcttctttaaAACTATATGCAGattcattttcttcagagtgctaaTTTTTCACTACTGATCTGCAGATCCTGTCGTTGCTTCCATCTTACAAAGGGAAATCAGTTCTAGAGCTTGGTGCTGGAATAGGGCGCTTTACTGGAGATCTGGCAAAAGAAGCTGGGCACGTTCTAGCACTGGATTTTATTGAAAGTGTGATTAAGAAGGTGGGTTTTTATCGTTTGAAATTCTCATGCATGGCAGCTGACATCTGCAAGCCTATGCCTAGTTCATGAATATTCACTTCTTTCTCTTCTTGTAGAATGAAAGCATAAATGGACACAACGAGAACATAACTTTCATGTGTGCTGATGTAACATCTCCCGACTTGAAGATTCAAGACAACTCCTTTGATCTGATATTTTCGAACTGGCTATTAATGTACCTTTCAGATGAGGAGGTAAGAACAGGAAACACTTATGAATGCTGATGCCGTAtgctccctctctcttttgtgtttttttttttgaaatatatCTATCTGCGGTAATCTATTCCATCTTTCATCTGAAATCACTTCAATAAATAACATCCATACTCAAGTGGTCTaaacttttcttttccttcaaAAAGGTCTAAACGCGAAAAGCTCTTTTCTTTTACTGTAAAATTTTAACAGTATTCTATCTCATATTGTAGGTCGAGAAGCTTGTGGGGAAAATGGTAAAATGGTTAAAGCCAGGTGGCCACATATTCTTTAGAGAATCATGTTTTCACCAATCTGGAGATTCGAAAAGGAAAGTGAACCCAACACACTACAGAGAACCAAGGTTTTATACTAAGGTAATTTTACAAGCCCTCTTTTTCCAGTCTGTCTCCAACTTCAAGACTCAAGAGTGAAATGCTGTCTACAGTACACCTTCCTACGTTACCTGTCCTAACTCTTCGACTGAAACCAGCTCTGGCGTTACATCTCTAGTTCTGTATAAAAAACTATATAGCAGAGCAAATTAGAGTCACCTTTTTAATTTGTCATGGGCACATTTTGTGATTCAATGCCGTGGCCTGCGGGTTTATCTTTCATATATATGTTCAGTTGGTCATTACTAATACAGAATAATCTATTAGCGTCTTCCAATAGTTaacttttttatatatatacacacaggTATTTAAAGAGGGCCATTCATATGATAAAACTGGAAATTCTTTTGAACTTTCTCTAGTGACCTGTAAGTGTATTGGGGCTTATGTCAAAAACAAGAAGAATCAAAACCAGGTACTTTCTGTTGTTGAATGTGCTTGTTAACTCTTGTGTTGTTGCGGTTAAAACTGAAATTACTGACATACATAAGTACATAATATCAACAGATATGTTGGTTATGGGAAAAGGTAAAATCAACAGAAGACAGAGATTTTCAAAGATTCCTGGACAACGTGCAATACAAAACTAGTGGAATCCTACGTTATGAGCGTATCTTTGGTGAAGGTTATGTGAGCACTGGTGGAGTCGGTGAGGCCACTAATTTCCTCACCCTACTGTTAATTCGTCAATCATTTACTATACACAGATCACTCAACATACTTGTTTCATGAACAGAGACTACTAAGGAGTTCGTGGGTATGCTGGATCTTAAACCTGGCCAGAAAGTACTTGATGTTGGATGTGGAATTGGAGGAGGCGACTTTTATATGGCTGAGAACTACGACGTCCATGTTCTTGGTATTGATCTTTCCATTAACATGGTTTCGTTTGCAATCGAACGTGCCATTGGACGCAAGTGCTCGGTTGAGTTTGAGGTTGCTGATTGCACCACAAAGGATTACCCAGAAAATAGTTTTGACGTTATCTACAGCCGTGACACCATCCTTCACATACAAGTATGTTTCATTCTGTAGAATTAATTGCTGTCCCTTGTAAGCATCTATTATTTATTTGTACAAATACTATCAGGATCTTTAGATTGTTGATACCATCTGAATATCAAACTTAGCACTCACATTCCTGACAAATGCCACTCTTACTCCTACAGGACAAGCCTGCTTTGTTCAGAAGCTTCTTCAAATGGCTGAAACCCGGTGGCAAAGTCTTAATCAGTGACTACTGTAAGAATCCTGGGAAACCATCAGAAGAATTTTCTGCGTACATTAAGCAGAGAGGTTATGACCTTCACGATGTGAAGGCTTATGGACAGGTTTGTTTCTACTGTTACAGCCATCGTACTAATAACTGTCTAGTTGCTTTGGATGATTTGGATCAGAAGGACAGCTCTTCTAACGACTATTTATATGACAACCCAGATGCTTGAGGATGCTGGTTTTCATGATGTCATCGCAGAAGACCGCACTGAACAGGTTATCTCCCTCTCTGAATGTCCTCTTGTTGTTGAGCAGTTCCTTATCCTTTTCTTGTATAATACTTGTAGAagttgaaaatgcatagaaggAGCTGAATACtagtattattattattattattgttgttgttgttgttgttgttattattattattattattattattattattattacttTAAGTTGAGAGAACGCTTGATACATGATCTGAACATTGTCTTTACTATGCCATCAATATTTCACTCATTTCCGTATTCTATGTTCAGTTCCTTAGTGTTCTGCGGAGGGAGCTAGCTGAGGTTGAAAAGAACAAAGAGGCTTTCCTGGCAGACTTCAGCCAGGTGATGCATCATCATAGCCTATTAATTCTTCCGCCCGCGAGATGCCATCCCTGATTTGCGCACCTCTGATTTTCTTTCGTTCCATCTGCTGGCAGGAGGACTATGACGACATCGTGAACGGCTGGAACGCGAAGCTGAAACGGAGCTCTGCCGGTGAGCAGAGGTGGGGGCTGTTCATTGCCACCAAGTGATCGATCCAGCCTGCCTGGCACCGGATGGGGCTCTTCCGAATAAGAATGGCTGTGGTTGTGGCTTCTGCTTCTGGATCGGTGATTCAGCCTAGAAGTAGAGGATCTTCAGAATAAAAACGGGTGCTGCTtgtgttgttgttgttgttgtgccTACGCTACTAGAACAACAGTTAGGTGAACTGTGCTGTGCAACCAGGGTTGCAGAACGCGTACTGCGCGTTCCAGTTCATGTGGTGCGTGTACTACGAGCTACTACTACTAAGATTATTATTGTCAGAGTAGTCGATGTCACTGGGATCCCCTGTGCTCAATTCAGACATGCTTTGCTACGTGCTCTTCGAAAGTATGTGTCCCTTCTGTGCTATTCTTTTGGTTGGAGGAGGATGGCGACACAACGCAGGTGCTGCGTATGGCGATGCGCAAAAGATAGAAGAAGTTGGTTCGTCGTAGCCGTTTTGCCGTTTTCTGAATCCTGCCCGTGCCGGCAACGGGCCAGGCACAGGTAGCTTCTGGGGCAGGTTGCTGGACATCGCATTCACATACCCCACGTGGCGGCACTACCAGCATCTTTTTTCTTTAGCGGCCATGCTAAATAGGCTCAGCTGTTTCTCTACGGCTTTTGCTACATCAATCAAATCTTTAGGCGAAGGGGAGAACAACACTTGCTGTGGAGTCACCGTCACGCAGAGACGGTGTAGGTAGCTGCGCTCAGCGATTTTTCAAATGTGAACTGTTGTTCTGGGATTTTAGGCCCTCTGAAAACGAAAACGTAGTTTATCCGAACCATAAAAAAATCACACATCCTAAACTGTGGGTGTCTAAAATCTAGATTTAACTATGACAACCATGTGAACTGCCAAACTGAAATGATCGCGACTTTGCATTCTAGATGTTTTTAACCGTCGATATACCTGGAGCCTATAGAAACTCAAAGAGTTTGTTAAAGCGGGGATAGTGGAATATGGCTCCACTGTGCGCACCGAAGGTGATTCATGGGATCGACGGTAGAGAAAGCGTCGAATGAAACCTGTTGGAGGGGGAAACAAATCCTTTGTAGTTTTGCCGCTGTCATGTGGGCCTAATTGCAATCAGACTTACTCCTTCCATTCCAAATAAATGTTATTTTATCATTCAAATTTTATCCCACAAACACTATTGTTTTAGCTTGATGCATCTAATTAAAGCAATACCAAGTACCATGAAAATATTGTATAGAAAAACGCAGAGCCAATCAAATACTTAGTAGAGTAGTTACACTGCATATGCATTTATTGAGGATCCAGAAAACTAAATAAATAACACGGTTTTCAATCACAATTGCTAGAAATAATTAGGGGTAACAACACCATTTCTTAGGATGAGTAATTTGTTTCAATTTTCTAAAATAACACTTATTTTAGGATGGAGAGAGTATATGACAGTGGCACAAGTTCCTCTACCGCCTATGCGGAGGAGACCCATCCATCGGAGAAGGAGGGAGGCGAGATTGCTCATAGCCAGCATGAGGAAGAACACAAACACTTGCGGACTAGGATAACCAAGAAAGCGCTACATGGATCAGTTTCATTCATAGCGGGAGTTCCCTAGGCCCCCACGTCGCTCGAGTAGGGCGACAGAGGCGGCTCGACCTGGCAGCCCCGACCCCAGCCCGCGcctacctctctctctctgcctcTGCTACCACTGGAGTTGCCAGCTGGAAGTCCGGCGAGCAGCAAGGAGGGTGGCGCCAGGGCCATCTCACTCATGCCCCTCTCGAAatccctctcttcctcccccTCCACTCTTCTAGCTCTGTAGTGAGGCCATGGCCGACGGTTGGATCCACGCGTGGGCGGCCGGATCTGCACGAACAGCAGCCACATCTGCGGTCTGCTGGAGATTCCCGGTTGGTCCTGGCGGCGAGCCTAGCGTCCGGACTCGCGGAAGCAGCGGTGGCGGCGATGGGTTGTGCGGTCTTCACCACCATGCCTTGCGACGGTGGCACCTGGCGGCTGCAGTTCCATGGGTAGGTCATCCGTAGCCATTCTGCGTGTGGGCGTGGATTGGCGCTGGCTCCTATGGGCCTCTCCGTccgtgcgcagattcctgcacAGGGGGCTCTCCGTTCTCCAGTTCCATTCTGACAGCTGGTGTCGCCCGTGCTGAGGTGCATCGGCAACTTCGTGGTGGCATGGATGGTGAAGGCTTGCTCGGTTGCATGCTAGAGGTGTCGTGGTGGGTAACAACCAAGCGGAGGTGCGATATGGCGTCGTGGTGGTGTGGTAGGCAGCGCCAGCCGTCTCTTGCATCTCAGATCAACTACTGGTGGGTCGGTAGGGTTAAGACGGACGACGATGTCCGCGTCCTCCTTAGAGGCGTCCTTTCTCAATTGCCCACCGTACTGGTTAATGCGGGTGAAAATTCAATCCCTCATGGGCTAGCGTCGATGCCGCAGTTGGCATCATGTCCTTTTTAAGGCGAAAAAATAAAAATTGTGCGGGTGGTTACGCCAAGCGGCGTGCTGATGGAGTGGCAGTGGGAGATGATGCTGAGGTGCTGTGATGGTTGTGGGGGAGTTGAAGAGCTGTGGCGAAGCGATGGCGTTGTGAGGCACGGGTTGATATATCAATCCAATCGGCCGATTGATGATATTGGGTAGTGCGGTGAGTGATACAATGCGGTTGATGTCTCGATCCAACCAACCCGTATTCTGTTGTTTGAGCTTGAGGGGTGTGTTGTGTGACGGTGTTGCGTGACTTGCGTTGATGTTCCAATCCAAACGATCGAAATTGTTTCTTTGTTGTCCATCTAATCTCTGAATGTATTTTTTTAATATGATCGACAACAGATTCGTTTTAAAAAAAGAAAGCGCTACAGAATACGTAGATTTAAAAATCAGACATGTGAGATATATACTCCTTCCGTCTCGCAGTTCATATTTATCTCAAGTCAAACATTTTTAGTGTTAACTATATAAACATTGTTAACTTAGTATGATAAACGTAGCTAGAATAAGCGTTTGCTTTACAAGATATACCCGGTATCTAGAATCATACATATAAAAAGATTAAAACAACCTATCATTTGGAGTTTGAAACGGGAGGAGTATTTATATAAAAAAAGGGTTAATTTGAGGCCTTGTTAGCAAAGTAACTTCCCAGGCAAACGGCCCTGCTACCCCTGCACCCACTGGCAAGCCCCACGCGCGGAGAATACGCGAGACGAGACGCCACCAAAGGCCAGTAGCACTAGCACCAACCCCAATAGCCCCCGACACGCGCGAGTCGCGACCCAACCGGCGACGGACGAGACGAGGCAGAGAGGGGAGCCGTGAGAGAGCAAGCGGCATGAGGGGCAGCGAGATGTTGACCGCGGCGCGTGGCGCCGGCGCGGCCCCGTCCACCGCCTCCTCgggggcgtcggcggcggcggacctGGCGGGAGCAGGTGGCGCGGGCGCCatcggcgggggcggcggcaacTTCCCCCTCGCCGTCGCCCTCCTCGCCTTCGCCTTCGCCAACTTCATCAACCTCCTCTCCATCTGGTGCGCCCCCCTTAcctccccctctccccctcCTAGATCTAAATCGAACGTGCGGGGGCTTGGTCGTTGGTTCCGACGCGATTGCTCCCGCGCCCCTGTCGGTGCGCGTTCTAGGTGGTGGTTGGTTGCGACTTGCGATCGGATTTGGGTTCTGGTTAGCGAAAAATTGATTTTTTTTCGTTGGCTGTGCCTTGGATTGAGGGTTTCCTCTTGTGTGATGTGGTGTGCAAGCAAGGAATGTGCTTTACTTTAGCGAAGCTTAATTTCATGCTGGAGATGAACATTAACTTTTATTGGAAGAATGTGGCGAAGATATGCTATCTGTATAAAAGTCAGTAACCTCATGTCGTTTGTTAGAAAATTACCTGTCTTTATGTACCTTTCTGAATCCACTGTGGCACTTGAGCAAAGGCTGACTGACATATTGGACGATAGTAGTAATTTCCTATTGTTGGTCATACAGCATGAATTTTGATTGCACTGCTCGCTTCAGATAATGCCCGATTGTACTGTTTCCATCTGCAAAATTGCAAACTGAACCCCCTATATATGTTTTTGACAGTACTTACATCTGAATGAAGACTATGCGGCATTAACGATAGGCTGATTGAATGTAGCTGGATGCTCAGAACTATTGAGTTTTTAAGTTAGAGTTTGCGGTGCCGTTCCATTAATGTTTAATTTGTTCTTCCTAGACATGCAGGTTAAAAGAGAAGAGGTGGGATGCAAGGAAATTTCTTAGTTCAGCTGGAGTCATGTCATCTCTTTCTGCAACTGTGGGGAGTCTGGCCGTTGCTGTGCGTCAACAAGAAGGCGCAGATAGCTCTGCATTTGCCCTTGCCTTGGTCTTTGCTGCCGTTGTATGTACTTAAATCAATCAGGTCCCATGATTTTCTTTTTGTAAGCAAGTGGATATTGCAACCCTGGAGCATTCCTTTTTAGAACTGTAGCTGTTGGCATCTACTTTCCTTCCTACAAACAGGAGTAGTTTTAACATTTGTTGCTTTTAAGAGTAGTGTTTTCACTTTTCAGTATTCAACCTATAGTTGGTCTCATCTTGCATTGCTGGGAATGGGCATGGATTTTATATTTgtttttaaacttaaggtagtAATGTCGGCATTTGTCCACTGTAGATGTTATGAACATGGACTTCCTTCATGGCAGTGGTTGACAGCTCTACTGGCCAACTTTCATGTTCTCTTCAGTAGTGCATTTGCCCACGCTTTCATGCCAAAGCCGTGCGCTTGTCAATTCGACAAAATTCTTCATATTATGTGGATAAGAGCTAATGCACTCTGGAACCATGCCAGCTGATGTGCCATTACTCGTTCTTAAATTATGCCATAAAACTTGCTAGCATGTGTAATATTCTCCTTTTTAGTTATGTTAAGCATTCTCCCTGTATTTTAGgaaaaaaaaaatgtaaaaaaaTGCTTACCTGTGTCCTTGTCTATAAGCATTAGTTCCTTTTCTATGAATATGTTCTAAGCTTATATTTTTCTTCTTATAGGTAATGTATGATGCATCAGGAATCAGATGGCACACGGGTCGCCAAGCTGCGGTAAGCCTGGGAATTTCTATGCATATTCTGAGCATAAGGCATTATCTTATTCAACTGTATTGTCACTTCTTTTTGAACTTGCATTGGAACTGATCCATTTCTTCTAACCCAGTCTACTAACTTCTGTTGCAGTTGTTAAATCAAATAGTTTGTGATTTCCCGCCAGAACATCCAATTATTTCGACCTTTAGGCCTCTAAGGGAACCTCTCGGACACAGTCCACTTCAGGTAGCTCTATTACATATCTTCTATTTCTTACACAGTAAATATGGTACATGTCCTTGACTTATTCAGTTATTCTCATCCTTAAAGATGGTACTGTTTCATGAGCTAATTTGGAATTACTTCAACCCTGACCAAAGAATTTTTTTTTGCTCTTGGTCTATGGCTGATATTTTTAGGTACATGTGTATCTTGCTATAATGGCTGATTGTCAGCAATGCATCGAATATCTCCTTTTTTCTGTCACTAATATCATTATCTCTTTCATCGCCGCAGGTTCTTGCAGGAGCACTTGTTGGTTGTACTATTGCATATTTCATGGGAAAATCCGTATAAGAAATAGTTGGCTTTATGCCTTGTACACGAATTATATTGTCTTAATATAACTTTTTGCTAAAAAATCTCCCTTGTATATTTTGCCCCTGAGAAATGTGCTCTCATGATTGACTGCTTCAAATTTCTTTCTGGCTAGAGTTTAGATTGTGCAAAACTTGCTCAAACTGTAATATGGGATTATTTAGAAGCTGGTTAGGATATTGTGCTTGCTGAGTTCTGACACACAAACTGATTAGGTTATGCCGCAGTAATCTTCCACTTTGGTAATTAACAAAATTTTCCGCTCCAACTGCCGTAAAAAGAAGGTGCAACTATCCATTACATGAATATTTTTTCCATG from Panicum hallii strain FIL2 chromosome 3, PHallii_v3.1, whole genome shotgun sequence encodes:
- the LOC112884017 gene encoding uncharacterized protein LOC112884017 isoform X2, which gives rise to MRGSEMLTAARGAGAAPSTASSGASAAADLAGAGGAGAIGGGGGNFPLAVALLAFAFANFINLLSIWLKEKRWDARKFLSSAGVMSSLSATVGSLAVAVRQQEGADSSAFALALVFAAVVMYDASGIRWHTGRQAALLNQIVCDFPPEHPIISTFRPLREPLGHSPLQVLAGALVGCTIAYFMGKSV
- the LOC112884017 gene encoding uncharacterized protein LOC112884017 isoform X1, producing the protein MRGSEMLTAARGAGAAPSTASSGASAAADLAGAGGAGAIGGGGGNFPLAVALLAFAFANFINLLSIWLKEKRWDARKFLSSAGVMSSLSATVGSLAVAVRQQEGADSSAFALALVFAAVVMYDASGIRWHTGRQAALLNQIVCDFPPEHPIISTFRPLREPLGHSPLQMVLFHELIWNYFNPDQRIFFCSWSMADIFRYMCILL
- the LOC112885726 gene encoding phosphomethylethanolamine N-methyltransferase-like, which translates into the protein MDAGRAPVMAVANGIGEVERKVQKSYWEEHSKDLTVESMMLDSRAADLDKEERPEILSLLPSYKGKSVLELGAGIGRFTGDLAKEAGHVLALDFIESVIKKNESINGHNENITFMCADVTSPDLKIQDNSFDLIFSNWLLMYLSDEEVEKLVGKMVKWLKPGGHIFFRESCFHQSGDSKRKVNPTHYREPRFYTKVFKEGHSYDKTGNSFELSLVTCKCIGAYVKNKKNQNQICWLWEKVKSTEDRDFQRFLDNVQYKTSGILRYERIFGEGYVSTGGVETTKEFVGMLDLKPGQKVLDVGCGIGGGDFYMAENYDVHVLGIDLSINMVSFAIERAIGRKCSVEFEVADCTTKDYPENSFDVIYSRDTILHIQDKPALFRSFFKWLKPGGKVLISDYCKNPGKPSEEFSAYIKQRGYDLHDVKAYGQMLEDAGFHDVIAEDRTEQFLSVLRRELAEVEKNKEAFLADFSQEDYDDIVNGWNAKLKRSSAGEQRWGLFIATK